A section of the Chryseobacterium scophthalmum genome encodes:
- a CDS encoding SusC/RagA family TonB-linked outer membrane protein, translating into MDKKVQSIKWLYLTVFLLPVLGMAQEKETKIDEVVLVGYTKVSKKDVTNSVSSVKAEAIKDMPSTNAAEAIQGRMAGVQVSLSEGSPGADVDIVIRGGNSITGSNAPLYIVDGIQMDNALSILSPKEIESIEVLKDASSTNIYGARGANGVVLITTKGGRKKLKTSINYNGFLGVRKIQNTIDVLDPYEYVLYQYELYNKAGLESDMTIFKNRYGTYDQLSKYKDVEKRDWQDEVFGREAFNFTHNLAVTGGSENSAFSLSLNNVQEDGIMIGSGFKRNMANFKYDYDISKKLSMTLNARYSRQTIYGAGTSSTGSQSTNRLRNAVRYQPFEGLSTVNVDEFDPLFADQTNLVNPILLANNEIKESGRNDLLLNGTIDYKINKYFTFRSVVGYLQRDEFVNQFSGTVTSLARQNNDQPVVFLSKTQSRRITNSNTLNFRKTFGNHKLDLLAGQESVRTDGESLQMNIKWFPKSTGAQEAFHNIQLASPPAGMVQDAPKTPMLQGAPDRLVSFFGRANYTFNNKYIITASMRADGSSIFGAGNRWGYFPAGSVAWKIAEENFLKESQTISELKLRAGYGLSGNNRIGGFLYDTFFLTSSDYGYAFGNNVTPGATTGNIMANKNVTWEKSASKNLGLDFGLFKGKIYGTLDVYQTDTKDLLLLARIPQNLGYDFQFQNSGSTTNKGIEFSIGSTIINKENFTWKIDANISSNKNTIKSLGNSASVSANSYLTPSGWQNNLNDFLVQVGKPVGTYWGYITAGRYEVSDFDYNATTQVYTLKAGIPSSAAAANGAKLIQPGDLKLQDLNGDGVIDNKDMTDLGNAQPKFYGGFNQTFRYKNWDMSLMFNFSVGNKVYNANKLEYTTQYLYKDNNMAADVANRFRWFNDAGEKVNDPTQLAALNANTTGWTPPAGAYFLHSYGIEDGSFLRLNNVTLGYSLGKDFTKQLGLSNFRLYFTMNNVFTITGYSGYDPEANTRRNPLTPGVDYAAYPRSRFILSGVDITF; encoded by the coding sequence ATGGATAAAAAGGTACAATCAATAAAGTGGTTATATTTAACTGTTTTCCTGCTTCCCGTACTTGGTATGGCTCAGGAAAAAGAAACCAAGATTGACGAAGTTGTCTTGGTAGGATATACTAAGGTTTCTAAAAAAGATGTTACTAACTCCGTATCTTCTGTAAAAGCTGAAGCAATCAAAGATATGCCATCAACCAATGCTGCAGAAGCAATTCAGGGTAGAATGGCCGGAGTACAGGTTTCATTAAGTGAAGGTTCACCTGGAGCCGATGTAGACATTGTAATCAGAGGAGGTAATTCTATTACAGGAAGTAATGCCCCGCTTTACATTGTAGATGGAATACAAATGGATAATGCACTATCTATTTTATCTCCAAAAGAAATTGAATCTATTGAAGTTTTAAAAGATGCCTCTTCTACCAATATTTATGGTGCAAGAGGAGCTAACGGTGTTGTTTTGATTACCACAAAAGGAGGCCGTAAAAAATTAAAAACATCAATTAATTATAATGGTTTTTTAGGGGTAAGAAAAATTCAAAATACGATTGATGTATTAGATCCGTATGAATATGTTTTGTATCAATATGAGCTGTATAATAAAGCTGGTCTTGAGAGCGATATGACAATATTTAAAAACAGATACGGTACCTACGATCAATTGAGCAAATACAAAGACGTAGAAAAAAGAGACTGGCAAGATGAAGTTTTTGGAAGAGAAGCATTTAACTTCACTCATAACCTTGCTGTGACCGGAGGATCTGAAAATTCGGCTTTCTCGTTATCTCTAAATAACGTTCAGGAAGATGGAATTATGATTGGTTCGGGATTTAAAAGAAACATGGCCAACTTCAAATATGATTACGATATTTCGAAGAAATTAAGCATGACTTTAAATGCCAGATATAGCAGACAAACTATTTATGGTGCAGGAACTTCTTCTACAGGATCACAAAGTACCAACCGATTAAGAAATGCAGTAAGATATCAACCATTTGAAGGTCTTTCTACAGTAAACGTTGATGAATTTGACCCTCTATTTGCAGACCAAACCAACTTGGTAAATCCTATTTTATTAGCTAATAATGAGATTAAAGAAAGTGGAAGAAATGACCTCTTATTAAACGGAACTATCGACTACAAAATCAACAAATATTTTACATTCAGAAGTGTAGTAGGCTATTTACAGAGAGATGAGTTTGTTAACCAATTTTCTGGTACTGTAACTTCACTTGCCAGACAAAACAATGATCAACCCGTTGTATTTTTAAGTAAAACTCAATCTAGGAGAATTACCAACTCTAATACTTTAAATTTTAGAAAAACATTTGGAAACCACAAGCTAGACTTATTAGCCGGACAAGAATCTGTACGTACAGATGGAGAATCTTTACAAATGAATATTAAATGGTTTCCTAAATCAACCGGTGCACAAGAAGCATTTCACAATATTCAATTAGCTTCTCCTCCCGCAGGAATGGTACAAGATGCACCCAAAACACCAATGCTACAGGGAGCTCCTGATAGGTTAGTATCATTTTTTGGTAGGGCTAATTATACTTTCAATAATAAATACATTATTACTGCTTCCATGAGAGCCGATGGATCTAGTATTTTTGGGGCAGGAAACAGATGGGGGTATTTTCCGGCAGGATCTGTTGCTTGGAAAATTGCTGAAGAAAATTTCTTAAAAGAAAGCCAAACAATCAGCGAATTAAAACTTCGTGCAGGATACGGTTTATCGGGGAATAACAGAATCGGAGGTTTCTTATATGATACTTTCTTTTTAACATCATCAGATTACGGATATGCGTTTGGAAACAATGTAACACCGGGAGCTACCACAGGAAATATTATGGCTAATAAAAATGTTACCTGGGAAAAATCGGCTTCTAAAAACTTAGGTTTAGACTTTGGTTTATTTAAAGGAAAAATTTACGGTACATTGGATGTTTATCAAACTGATACCAAAGACTTATTGCTTTTAGCAAGAATTCCTCAAAACTTAGGGTACGACTTTCAATTTCAGAATTCAGGAAGTACCACTAATAAAGGTATTGAATTCTCCATAGGAAGCACCATCATCAACAAGGAAAATTTCACTTGGAAAATTGATGCCAATATATCTTCAAATAAAAATACAATCAAAAGTTTAGGAAATAGTGCATCAGTAAGTGCCAATTCTTATTTAACCCCTTCTGGTTGGCAAAATAACTTAAATGACTTTTTGGTACAGGTTGGCAAACCAGTAGGTACCTACTGGGGATACATTACTGCTGGAAGATATGAAGTGAGTGATTTTGATTACAATGCAACTACACAAGTATATACTTTAAAAGCGGGTATTCCAAGTTCTGCAGCAGCAGCTAATGGAGCAAAACTTATTCAGCCGGGAGACCTTAAACTTCAGGATTTGAATGGAGATGGAGTTATTGACAATAAAGACATGACTGATTTAGGAAATGCTCAGCCAAAATTTTATGGTGGATTTAACCAGACTTTCCGGTACAAAAACTGGGATATGAGCTTAATGTTTAATTTCTCTGTCGGAAACAAAGTATATAACGCTAACAAATTAGAATACACCACTCAATATTTATACAAAGACAATAACATGGCAGCCGATGTTGCCAATAGATTTAGATGGTTTAACGATGCCGGAGAAAAAGTAAATGATCCTACTCAGTTAGCGGCTCTAAATGCCAATACAACAGGATGGACTCCACCTGCAGGAGCGTACTTTTTACATTCTTACGGAATTGAAGATGGGTCTTTCTTAAGACTAAATAACGTAACTCTAGGGTATTCTCTAGGGAAAGATTTCACTAAACAATTAGGACTTTCAAACTTCAGACTGTATTTCACAATGAACAATGTATTTACAATCACAGGATATTCTGGGTATGATCCTGAAGCAAATACTAGAAGAAACCCTCTGACACCTGGTGTAGATTATGCGGCTTACCCTAGAAGCAGATTTATCTTATCAGGAGTTGACATCACTTTTTAA
- a CDS encoding pectate lyase family protein, with amino-acid sequence MKFSLKHKIFTTGIFTMLVLSVSAQEKTLSFPGAEGFGRYTTGGRGGKVLFVTKLTDDGSEGTLRYVLDQKGARYIVFKTAGTIYLESPLKIKEGNVTIAGQTAPGDGITIANYETFVAADNVISRFLRFRMGDQKKFEGDALGARFIKNLIVDHCSMSWSTDETVSIYVNENTTLQWCVIAESLRNSAHQKGAHGYGGIAGGKFASFHHNMYAHHDSRNPRLGEYAGSKFALTDLTDLRNNVIYNWGHNNVYGGEGMNVNIVNNYYKPGPASMNKKRIVAIDKNEKPETEVYNIWGKYYINGNVSEGNPDVTADNWNLGVFDQMKPSYNLTDADKNSIKIDQPHDIQNNVKTHSAKEAYEKILQIGGASLVRDAVDLRVLKEVKNGTFTYNGSLGSKNGIIDSQNDVGGFPDLKPGKALLDSDNDGMPDAWEIKHHLDPKKSNANGRDLDKNYDNIEVYINDLVKKITDKQ; translated from the coding sequence ATGAAATTCAGTCTAAAACATAAAATCTTTACCACAGGCATTTTTACAATGCTCGTTTTGTCGGTTTCGGCTCAGGAGAAAACGTTGAGTTTCCCTGGCGCAGAAGGTTTCGGAAGATACACAACTGGAGGAAGAGGCGGAAAAGTTTTATTTGTAACAAAATTGACAGACGATGGTTCAGAAGGAACTTTAAGATATGTTTTAGACCAAAAAGGAGCAAGATATATTGTTTTCAAAACAGCAGGAACGATCTACTTGGAATCTCCATTAAAAATAAAAGAAGGCAACGTCACCATTGCCGGACAAACTGCTCCAGGCGACGGAATTACCATTGCCAACTACGAAACTTTTGTTGCGGCAGATAACGTAATTAGTCGTTTTTTACGTTTCAGAATGGGAGATCAGAAAAAATTTGAAGGCGATGCTTTAGGAGCAAGATTTATAAAAAATTTAATCGTCGACCATTGTTCCATGAGCTGGTCTACCGATGAGACGGTTTCTATTTATGTGAACGAAAATACCACACTTCAATGGTGTGTAATTGCAGAAAGCTTAAGAAACTCAGCCCATCAAAAAGGTGCTCACGGATACGGAGGAATTGCAGGCGGAAAATTCGCTTCTTTTCATCATAATATGTATGCTCATCACGACAGCAGAAATCCTAGATTGGGAGAATATGCAGGAAGTAAATTTGCCTTGACCGATCTAACCGATCTTAGAAATAATGTTATTTATAATTGGGGACACAACAATGTCTACGGTGGCGAAGGAATGAATGTAAACATTGTTAACAATTACTATAAACCAGGTCCCGCATCGATGAACAAAAAAAGAATCGTTGCCATTGATAAAAATGAAAAACCTGAAACTGAAGTTTATAACATTTGGGGGAAATATTACATCAACGGAAATGTTTCTGAAGGAAATCCTGATGTAACCGCAGACAACTGGAATTTAGGCGTTTTTGATCAAATGAAACCTTCTTACAATTTGACAGATGCTGATAAAAATTCAATAAAGATCGATCAGCCTCACGATATCCAGAATAATGTAAAAACACATTCAGCAAAAGAAGCGTATGAAAAAATATTGCAGATCGGTGGTGCAAGTTTGGTGAGAGATGCGGTAGATCTACGTGTTTTAAAAGAGGTGAAAAATGGTACTTTCACATACAACGGTTCGCTTGGAAGTAAAAACGGGATCATCGATTCGCAAAATGATGTCGGTGGATTTCCAGATTTAAAACCCGGAAAAGCCCTACTCGATTCAGACAACGACGGAATGCCCGATGCATGGGAAATAAAGCATCATCTCGACCCTAAAAAATCCAATGCAAACGGAAGAGATCTAGATAAAAATTATGATAATATTGAGGTTTACATCAATGACCTTGTAAAAAAAATAACCGATAAACAGTAA
- a CDS encoding glycoside hydrolase family 88/105 protein, translating to MSFINQKLKIYAVAVLGSGMFLACAQTKTAVESKTTKETLQSGKVVPTNLKWSERMMLSEMQRFPEAWMLDFSKSPKWTYPSAIVLDGAEQLYIKTGKKEYYDYISEFGEKLIKEDGTILTYDIEKYNIDMLNSGNVLLYLYEKEKKEKYLKALQTLRLQIDGQPRTNEGSFWHKKIYPYQVWLDGLYMGMPFYTHYTKDFTKGADAAKAYDDIVFQFDSVQKNLLDKKTGLLYHAWDESKKEAWANKETGLSPNFWGRAMGWYGMAMVDVLDYLPEDHPGRARIVSYIRSYSDAVIKYQDKKSGLWYQVLDKPLANGNYEEATASAMFVYTMIKSVNKGYLPKSYKVAAKKGYDGIIKDLITVDENGVVNLNKCCAVAGLGGKPYRDGSYEYYVNEEIRSNDGKGTGPFILASLEFEK from the coding sequence ATGAGTTTTATTAATCAAAAATTAAAAATATACGCAGTTGCAGTTTTAGGATCGGGAATGTTCTTAGCTTGTGCTCAAACAAAAACGGCAGTCGAATCAAAAACGACAAAAGAAACTTTACAGTCAGGAAAAGTAGTTCCTACCAACCTAAAATGGTCTGAAAGAATGATGCTTTCCGAAATGCAGAGATTTCCGGAAGCTTGGATGCTCGATTTCAGTAAAAGCCCAAAATGGACCTATCCTTCAGCAATCGTTTTGGATGGAGCCGAGCAACTTTATATTAAAACTGGCAAAAAAGAATACTACGATTACATCAGTGAATTCGGAGAAAAACTGATCAAAGAAGACGGTACAATTCTTACCTACGATATCGAAAAATACAACATCGATATGTTGAATAGCGGAAACGTGTTGCTTTATCTTTATGAAAAAGAGAAAAAAGAAAAATACCTGAAAGCACTGCAAACACTTCGTTTACAAATTGACGGACAACCAAGAACGAATGAAGGTTCTTTCTGGCATAAAAAAATATATCCTTACCAAGTTTGGTTAGATGGTCTTTATATGGGAATGCCTTTCTACACGCATTATACAAAAGATTTCACCAAAGGAGCAGATGCTGCAAAAGCGTATGATGATATTGTTTTCCAGTTTGATTCTGTTCAAAAAAATCTTTTAGACAAAAAAACAGGATTGCTGTATCATGCTTGGGATGAAAGCAAAAAAGAAGCTTGGGCAAACAAAGAAACCGGACTCTCGCCAAATTTCTGGGGAAGAGCAATGGGTTGGTACGGAATGGCAATGGTAGACGTTCTGGATTATTTGCCAGAAGATCATCCGGGAAGAGCAAGAATCGTTTCTTACATAAGATCTTATTCTGATGCAGTTATTAAATATCAGGATAAAAAATCTGGTCTTTGGTATCAAGTTTTAGACAAACCATTAGCTAACGGAAATTATGAAGAAGCAACCGCTTCAGCGATGTTTGTTTACACGATGATTAAATCGGTGAACAAAGGTTATCTTCCAAAATCATACAAAGTAGCTGCAAAAAAAGGCTACGACGGGATCATCAAAGATCTAATTACAGTTGATGAAAACGGTGTTGTAAATTTAAATAAATGTTGTGCTGTTGCTGGTTTAGGAGGAAAACCTTACAGAGACGGTTCATATGAATATTATGTGAATGAAGAGATTCGTTCTAATGACGGAAAAGGAACAGGACCATTCATTTTGGCAAGTTTAGAATTTGAAAAATAA
- a CDS encoding RagB/SusD family nutrient uptake outer membrane protein, giving the protein MKKNKFLTILFAVAGVISLNSCDEYLDVESLSNTAEKQQFDSAPDTFSALVGVYNSTMGDNTYGQRMNLILTQSGDDLRTSGDYNANDRRGISCFGAIPTNPELLKPFTDTYAGIERANLVIKNIPISPVMQTGSAADKILMNRYLGEALTLRAQFYYDLIKNWGDVPFQDVPSADLPDLYLAKTDRDIIYDKILDDLLKAESLVPWRSEGGTTAQRISKGAVKGLRARIALARAGYSLRRNPQQMMQGSNPQKYYQIAYDECKDIINSAQHQLNPSYEGLFRSLHTNSQDATNEVIYAIGAFGGNSRTDSKIGYYNGLRHDDTDWKSSGGISAIPVYFYEFTKYDLRRDVNIVIYRVSTTKQEELQTSINWNDGKFRKSWTSITGTSQNLGIDWPMLRYSDILLMFAEADNELHGGPSADAVNAVMAVRQRAYAGNLGQVGTIPTGKAAFFDYIVKERQLEFGGEGLRKYDLIRWNLLETKINETRAKLTQFMNGTGAYANVPEYIFYKKPTYVPTKTAQQNVLDIDFYTTAGVAKADIFYSPNQSVATPSGYTKVNWRLAMTQPYISGDPIKSYAYYFQPNRKELLPLALDVINSNYNLTQDYGY; this is encoded by the coding sequence ATGAAGAAGAATAAATTTTTAACAATACTATTTGCTGTTGCAGGAGTAATATCTTTAAACTCTTGTGATGAATACCTGGATGTAGAAAGCCTATCTAATACAGCTGAAAAGCAACAATTTGATTCTGCTCCAGATACTTTTTCTGCTTTGGTTGGGGTTTATAATTCAACCATGGGTGATAACACCTATGGTCAGAGAATGAACTTAATCCTTACCCAATCAGGAGATGATTTAAGAACTTCAGGGGATTACAATGCAAATGACAGAAGAGGAATTAGCTGCTTTGGTGCAATTCCCACAAATCCTGAGCTTTTAAAACCTTTCACAGATACCTACGCAGGAATTGAAAGAGCTAATCTTGTTATAAAAAATATCCCTATTTCACCAGTGATGCAAACTGGTTCAGCAGCAGATAAGATATTAATGAATAGATATTTGGGCGAGGCTTTAACGTTGAGAGCACAGTTCTATTATGATCTTATAAAAAACTGGGGAGATGTACCTTTTCAAGATGTACCTTCTGCTGATCTTCCTGATCTATATCTTGCAAAAACAGACAGAGATATTATTTATGATAAAATTCTTGATGATTTGCTTAAAGCAGAAAGTCTTGTCCCTTGGAGATCTGAAGGAGGCACCACCGCTCAAAGAATCTCGAAAGGAGCAGTTAAAGGTCTAAGAGCCAGAATTGCTTTAGCTAGAGCAGGATATTCATTAAGAAGAAATCCTCAACAAATGATGCAAGGTTCTAATCCTCAGAAATATTACCAGATCGCTTATGATGAGTGTAAAGATATTATCAATTCTGCTCAACATCAGCTTAATCCAAGCTATGAAGGATTATTCAGATCATTACATACCAATTCTCAGGATGCAACGAATGAAGTAATCTATGCTATCGGAGCTTTCGGAGGAAACTCAAGAACCGACAGTAAGATCGGTTACTATAATGGTTTGAGACATGATGATACCGATTGGAAATCTTCAGGTGGAATTAGTGCAATTCCTGTTTATTTTTATGAATTTACCAAATACGATCTAAGAAGAGATGTTAACATCGTCATCTATAGAGTAAGTACTACAAAACAAGAAGAACTTCAGACATCTATCAACTGGAATGACGGTAAATTTAGAAAATCTTGGACCTCAATTACAGGAACATCTCAAAACTTAGGGATCGACTGGCCAATGCTTAGATATTCAGATATTTTATTAATGTTTGCTGAAGCAGATAACGAATTGCACGGTGGCCCATCTGCAGATGCTGTAAATGCAGTGATGGCAGTAAGACAAAGAGCGTATGCAGGTAATTTGGGTCAGGTAGGAACGATTCCAACTGGTAAAGCAGCTTTCTTCGATTATATCGTGAAAGAAAGACAGCTTGAATTTGGTGGTGAAGGATTAAGAAAATATGATCTTATCCGTTGGAATTTATTAGAAACTAAAATCAATGAAACAAGAGCTAAGCTTACTCAGTTCATGAATGGTACGGGAGCTTATGCAAACGTTCCTGAATATATTTTCTATAAAAAACCAACCTATGTGCCAACAAAAACAGCTCAGCAAAATGTATTAGACATTGATTTCTATACAACTGCAGGAGTTGCAAAAGCAGATATATTCTACAGTCCAAATCAATCTGTTGCCACACCATCAGGTTATACAAAAGTAAACTGGAGATTAGCAATGACTCAGCCATACATCAGTGGAGACCCTATCAAGAGTTATGCATATTATTTCCAGCCTAACAGGAAAGAGCTATTACCATTAGCATTAGACGTTATCAATTCTAATTACAATCTTACCCAAGATTATGGTTATTAG
- a CDS encoding DUF4861 family protein, whose product MSIKLNIFKIILTGAVFATNTSFAQQNVIEKIRKNPKTPFSYAELSIKDGGKWQGNEYIGGIFKNVNELTLPSDHTDHSYYIRYEGIGLENNQIGYRLYLDWRNATDIFGKKVNTLVLPEVGQDGFETYHHDAPWGQDILKSGRTIGIGSYGRYDDQNDFVETFKTVKSTTAKVFNENDKSFATIDYKGWKTWGKAVDLQSKLTIFNKDRFVKVDLSLDQTLSGLCTGIVAFKDIPMKQGISKNKKWGYIATYGTQTLAKKEDNLGMVVFYPIESFDKYVQIKSTHTVVFKKTKNVSYYFMGAWSQEPNGIKTEAEFYKDLDKKLEILDNNNQL is encoded by the coding sequence ATGTCAATAAAATTAAACATATTCAAAATCATATTAACTGGAGCAGTTTTCGCGACCAATACGTCATTTGCTCAGCAAAATGTAATTGAAAAAATACGCAAAAATCCTAAAACACCATTTTCGTATGCTGAATTATCTATAAAAGACGGCGGAAAATGGCAGGGAAACGAATACATCGGCGGAATTTTTAAAAATGTTAATGAATTAACGCTTCCTTCAGATCACACCGACCATTCTTATTACATCAGATACGAAGGAATTGGTTTGGAAAACAATCAAATCGGTTACAGATTATACTTGGACTGGAGAAATGCCACTGATATTTTTGGTAAAAAAGTAAATACTTTGGTTTTGCCTGAAGTCGGTCAGGATGGTTTTGAAACATATCATCATGATGCACCTTGGGGACAGGATATTTTGAAATCAGGTCGTACCATCGGAATCGGTTCTTACGGAAGATATGATGATCAGAATGATTTTGTGGAAACTTTTAAAACCGTAAAAAGCACGACCGCAAAAGTTTTTAATGAAAATGATAAATCATTCGCAACCATCGATTACAAAGGATGGAAAACTTGGGGAAAAGCAGTTGACCTTCAATCGAAACTGACCATTTTCAACAAAGACCGTTTTGTGAAAGTTGATTTAAGTTTAGACCAAACGCTTTCAGGTTTATGCACAGGAATTGTTGCCTTCAAAGATATTCCAATGAAACAGGGAATCAGCAAAAACAAAAAATGGGGCTACATTGCTACTTACGGAACGCAGACTTTAGCCAAAAAAGAAGATAATCTTGGGATGGTGGTATTCTACCCTATCGAAAGTTTTGATAAATATGTACAGATAAAATCTACCCATACCGTTGTTTTCAAGAAGACAAAAAATGTTTCATATTACTTTATGGGAGCCTGGTCGCAAGAACCAAACGGAATTAAAACCGAAGCAGAATTCTATAAAGATTTAGATAAAAAATTAGAAATTTTAGATAATAACAATCAACTTTAA
- a CDS encoding pectinesterase family protein, with protein MQVLGLKNSPFFFIFSMVMISLLSFKASDEKTIIVSKDGKGNFTTIQQAIDAVEEGKSIRTKIIIKPGTYREKVTVSAAKSPIILIGEKAENTILVYGDHASKQSAEGKNIGTTGSSTLFIFSDNFSAKNITFQNDAGPVGQAVAVLTTGDKIAFENCRFLGFQDTLYTKGTQDNPDKSKTSRNYFKNCYIEGTTDYIFGAGTAVFEDCTIYSKKNASYVTAASTPEGAEFGYVFINCNLTGDASANSVYLGRPWRPFAKTVYINCAIDSTIKKEGWHNWSKPDAEETTFYAEYNSKGAGGDPSKRVSWSHQLTKDQAKKYSAKNILKGKDNWNFNKNFK; from the coding sequence ATGCAGGTTTTAGGTTTAAAAAATAGTCCGTTCTTCTTTATTTTTTCAATGGTCATGATCAGTCTTCTTTCTTTCAAAGCTAGTGATGAGAAAACCATCATCGTTTCGAAAGACGGAAAAGGAAATTTCACGACCATTCAACAGGCAATTGACGCTGTTGAAGAAGGAAAATCGATAAGAACAAAAATTATTATAAAACCCGGAACGTACAGAGAAAAAGTTACTGTATCTGCAGCAAAAAGCCCGATAATTTTAATCGGTGAAAAAGCAGAAAACACCATTTTAGTTTACGGCGATCATGCTTCAAAACAAAGCGCAGAAGGTAAAAACATCGGAACTACAGGTTCGTCTACCCTATTTATTTTTTCAGATAATTTTTCAGCAAAAAATATCACCTTTCAAAATGATGCAGGACCTGTCGGACAAGCCGTTGCCGTTCTCACTACAGGAGACAAAATCGCATTTGAAAATTGCAGATTTTTAGGATTTCAGGATACTTTATACACCAAAGGAACTCAGGATAACCCGGATAAAAGTAAAACTTCCCGAAACTATTTCAAAAACTGCTACATCGAAGGAACTACAGACTATATTTTCGGAGCCGGAACTGCCGTTTTTGAAGATTGTACGATTTATTCCAAAAAAAATGCATCTTATGTTACTGCTGCCTCTACTCCGGAAGGAGCTGAGTTTGGTTACGTATTTATTAACTGTAATTTAACAGGCGATGCATCAGCAAATTCTGTATATTTGGGAAGACCTTGGAGGCCTTTTGCTAAAACAGTTTACATCAATTGTGCAATCGATTCCACAATAAAAAAAGAAGGTTGGCATAACTGGTCTAAACCTGATGCTGAAGAGACAACTTTCTATGCAGAATATAATTCAAAAGGAGCCGGAGGAGATCCTTCAAAAAGAGTTTCCTGGTCTCATCAGCTCACGAAAGATCAGGCTAAAAAATATTCAGCAAAAAATATTTTGAAAGGAAAAGACAACTGGAACTTTAATAAAAATTTTAAATAA